A genomic stretch from Microtus pennsylvanicus isolate mMicPen1 chromosome 9, mMicPen1.hap1, whole genome shotgun sequence includes:
- the Surf2 gene encoding surfeit locus protein 2 isoform X2, whose protein sequence is MEELPADVRAFLCQHPSLRLLPNTQKVRCSLTGHELPCRLPELQVYTSGKKYQRLSRASPAFDYTAFEPHIVPSTKNPHQLFCKLTLRHINKSPEHVLRHVQGRRYQRALHRYEECQKQGVEYVPACLLHKKRKREDHMDGDGLPGQRTAFWEPASSDEGGSLSDDSMTDLYPPELFTKKDLGKPENDTTEDFLTDQEEEKPKQSREKGTGERREVKVDRKRSRKLTKQFTSLTKKFKSHHHHKPKNFSSSFKQLGK, encoded by the exons ATGGAAGAACTACCAGCTGATGTGCGGGCTTTCCTGTGCCAGCACCCCAGCCTGAGGCTGCTGCCGAATACTCAGAAG GTACGCTGCTCTCTAACCGGCCATGAGCTACCCTGCCGTCTGCCGGAGCTTCAGGTCTACACCAGCGGCAAGAAGTACCAGCGGCTGTCCAGAGCCTCCCCGGCCTTCGATTACACAGCATTCGAGCCACACATCGTGCCCAGCACAAAGAATCC GCACCAATTGTTCTGCAAACTCACCCTGAGGCACATCAACAAGTCCCCAGAGCATGTGCTGAGGCATGTCCAGGGCCGGAGGTATCAGAGAGCTCTTCATCGAT ATGAGGAGTGTCAGAAACAAGGTGTGGAGTATGTCCCTGCCTGCCTATTGcacaagaagaggaagagggaggaccaCATGGATGGAGATGGGCTACctggtcagagaacagctttctgGGAGCCAGCTTCCAGTGACGAGGGAGGATCCCTGAGTGATGACAGCATGACAGACCTATACCCAC CTGAGCTATTCACAAAAAAGGATCTGGGCAAGCCTGAGAACGACACTACTGAAGACTTTCTGacagaccaagaggaagagaagCCAAAGCAGTCGAGAGAGAAGGGcactggggagaggagagaagtcaAAGTGGACCGCAAGAGGAGCCGTAAACTCACAAAG CAGTTCACCTCGTTGACCAAGAAGTTCAAGAGCCATCATCACCACAAGCCCAAGAACTTTAGTTCTTCCTTTAAGCAGCTGGGAAAATGA
- the Med22 gene encoding mediator of RNA polymerase II transcription subunit 22 isoform X2: MAQQRALPQSKETLLQSYNKRLKDDIKSIMDNFTEIIKTAKVRAGESLMKLVSDLKQFLILNDFPSVNEAIDQRNQQLRALQEECDRKLITLRDEVSIDLYELEEEYYSSSSSLCEANDLPLCEAYWRLDLDTDSADGLSAPLLASPETGAGPLQSAAPAHSHGGGPGPTEHT; encoded by the exons ATGGCCCAACAGAGAGCCTTGCCCCAGAGCAAGGAGACGCTGCTGCAGTCCTACAACAAGCGGCTCAAAGACGACATCAAGTCCATCATGGACAACTTCACCGAGATCATCAAGACCGCCAAG GTCCGAGCTGGCGAATCGCTGATGAAGCTGGTATCTGATCTCAAGCAGTTCCTGATCCTTAATGACTTCCCATCTGTGAATGAAGCCATTGACCAGCGTAACCAGCAGCTGCGCGCCCTGCAGGAAGAGTGTGATCGCAAGCTCATCACCTTGCGGGATGAGGTCTCCATTGACCTCTATGAGCTGGAGGAGGAGTACTACTCGTCCAG CTCAAGTCTCTGCGAAGCTAATGACCTGCCTCTATGTGAAGCTTACTGGAGGCTGGACCTCGACACAGATTCTGCTGATGGCCTCTCAGCCCCTCTTCTGGCGTCCCCGGAGACTGGTGCTGGTCCCCTGCAGTCTGCAGCCCCTGCCCACTCCCATGGTGGTGGCCCTGGCCCCACAGAACACACCTGA
- the Rpl7a gene encoding large ribosomal subunit protein eL8, producing the protein MPKGKKAKGKKVAPAPAVVKKQEAKKVVNPLFEKRPKNFGIGQDIQPKRDLTRFVKWPRYIRLQRQRAILYKRLKVPPAINQFTQALDRQTATQLLKLAHKYRPETKQEKKQRLLARAEKKAAGKGDVPTKRPPVLRAGVNTVTTLVENKKAQLVVIAHDVDPIELVVFLPALCRKMGVPYCIIKGKARLGRLVHRKTCTTVAFTQVNSEDKGALAKLVEAIRTNYNDRYDEIRRHWGGNVLGPKSVARIAKLEKAKAKELATKLG; encoded by the exons ATG CCCAAGGGAAAGaaggccaaggggaagaaggtggCCCCGGCCCCCGCCGTCGTGAAGAAGCAGGAGGCGAAGAAGGTGGTGAATCCTTTGTTTGAGAAGAGACCTAAGAACTTCGGCATTG GGCAGGACATCCAGCCCAAGAGAGATCTCACGCGCTTCGTCAAATGGCCCCGCTACATTAGGCTGCAGCGGCAGAGGGCCATCCTCTATAAGCGGCTCAAAGTTCCTCCAGCCATTAACCAGTTCACCCAGGCCCTGGACCGGCAAACAG CTACCCAGTTGCTTAAACTTGCCCACAAGTACAGGCCAGAGACcaagcaggaaaagaagcagaggctgctggcccgtgctgagaagaaagctgcCGGCAAAGGGGATGTCCCGACTAAGAGACCACCTGTCCTTCGAGCGG GCGTCAATACAGTCACCACTTTGgtagagaacaagaaggctcagctggtggtgatTGCCCACGACGTAGACCCCATTGAG ctggtggtcttcctgcctgctctctgtcGCAAGATGGGGGTCCCCTACTGCATCATCAAgggaaaggccaggctggggcggCTGGTCCATAGGAAGACATGCACCACTGTTGCCTTCACACAGGTTAACTC GGAAGACAAGGGTGCTCTGGCCAAGCTGGTGGAAGCTATTAGGACCAATTACAACGACAGATATGATGAG ATCCGCCGCCACTGGGGAGGCAACGTCCTGGGTCCTAAATCTGTGGCTCGAAttgccaagctggaaaaggcaaaggccaaagaactcgccactaaactgggttaa
- the Surf1 gene encoding surfeit locus protein 1 isoform X2 has protein sequence MAAVKAFSVLRQSLTRWPQWSCPRLAPLRVSRRNILGLSFRSGMVWRPSRCYSSTAEAAAAKAEDDSFLQWFLLLIPATAFGLGTWQVQRRKWKLKLIAELESRIMAEPIPLPADPMELKNLEYRPVKVRGHFDHSKELYMMPRTKVDPAREARDAGRISSSMESGAYVVTPFHCSDLGVTILVNRGFVPKKKVNPETRQKGQVLGEVDLVGIVRLTETRKPFVPENSPEQNHWHYRDLEAMAKITGADPIFIDADFKSTIPGGPIGGQTRVTLRNEHMQYIITWYGLCAATSYLWFQKFVRRTPGV, from the exons ATGGCGGCGGTGAAGGCTTTCTCAGTGCTGCGGCAGAGCTTGACGCGGTGGCCCCAATGGTCCTGCCCGCGGCTG GCCCCGCTCCGCGTTTCCAGAAGGAACATCCTCGGGCTTTCTTTCCGCTCAG GGATGGTGTGGAGACCAAGCAGGTGCTACAGTTCTACTGCTGAAGCAGCCGCCGCTAAAGCAGAGGACGACTCTTTCCTCCAATGGTTCCTGCTTCTCATCCCTGCTACTGCTTTTGGCCTGGGGACTTGGCAG GTCCAACGTCGGAAATGGAAGCTGAAACTGATTGCAGAATTAGAGTCTCGAATAATGGCTGAGCCCAttcctctgcctgccga CCCAATGGAACTGAAAAACCTGGAGTACAGGCCAGTGAAGGTCAGGGGGCACTTTGACCACTCCAAAGAGCTGTACATGATGCCTCGGACCAAGGTGGACCCTGCTCGAGAGGCCCGTGATGCTGGCCGAATCTCCTCCTCAATGGAAAGTGGAGCCTATGTAGTTACTCCTTTCCACTGCTCTGACTTGGG AGTTACCATCCTGGTTAACAGAGGGTTTGTTCCCAAGAAGAAAGTGAATCCGGAAACCAGACAGAAAGGCCAG GTTCTTGGAGAAGTAGACCTAGTTGGCATAGTGAGGCTGACAGAAACTAGGAAGCCCTTTGTCCCTGAGAACAGTCCAGAACAGAATCACTGGCATTATCGGGATCTGGAAGCTATGGCCAAGATAACAGGCGCAGACCCCATTTTCATCGATGCAGACTTCA AGAGTACAATCCCTGGAGGACCCATTGGAGGGCAGACAAGAGTCACTCTTCGGAATGAGCACATGCAGTACATCATTACCTG GTACGGACTGTGTGCAGCCACATCATACTTGTGGTTTCAAAAATTTGTGCGGCGGACACCAGGTGTGTGA
- the Surf1 gene encoding surfeit locus protein 1 isoform X3, producing the protein MAAVKAFSVLRQSLTRWPQWSCPRLAPLRVSRRNILGLSFRSGMVWRPSRCYSSTAEAAAAKAEDDSFLQWFLLLIPATAFGLGTWQVQRRKWKLKLIAELESRIMAEPIPLPADPMELKNLEYRPVKVRGHFDHSKELYMMPRTKVDPAREARDAGRISSSMESGAYVVTPFHCSDLGVTILVNRGFVPKKKVNPETRQKGQRVQSLEDPLEGRQESLFGMSTCSTSLPGTDCVQPHHTCGFKNLCGGHQVCEVNKPVPIK; encoded by the exons ATGGCGGCGGTGAAGGCTTTCTCAGTGCTGCGGCAGAGCTTGACGCGGTGGCCCCAATGGTCCTGCCCGCGGCTG GCCCCGCTCCGCGTTTCCAGAAGGAACATCCTCGGGCTTTCTTTCCGCTCAG GGATGGTGTGGAGACCAAGCAGGTGCTACAGTTCTACTGCTGAAGCAGCCGCCGCTAAAGCAGAGGACGACTCTTTCCTCCAATGGTTCCTGCTTCTCATCCCTGCTACTGCTTTTGGCCTGGGGACTTGGCAG GTCCAACGTCGGAAATGGAAGCTGAAACTGATTGCAGAATTAGAGTCTCGAATAATGGCTGAGCCCAttcctctgcctgccga CCCAATGGAACTGAAAAACCTGGAGTACAGGCCAGTGAAGGTCAGGGGGCACTTTGACCACTCCAAAGAGCTGTACATGATGCCTCGGACCAAGGTGGACCCTGCTCGAGAGGCCCGTGATGCTGGCCGAATCTCCTCCTCAATGGAAAGTGGAGCCTATGTAGTTACTCCTTTCCACTGCTCTGACTTGGG AGTTACCATCCTGGTTAACAGAGGGTTTGTTCCCAAGAAGAAAGTGAATCCGGAAACCAGACAGAAAGGCCAG AGAGTACAATCCCTGGAGGACCCATTGGAGGGCAGACAAGAGTCACTCTTCGGAATGAGCACATGCAGTACATCATTACCTG GTACGGACTGTGTGCAGCCACATCATACTTGTGGTTTCAAAAATTTGTGCGGCGGACACCAGGTGTGTGAAGTTAACAAACCTGTTCCTATAAAATAA
- the Surf2 gene encoding surfeit locus protein 2 isoform X1, whose protein sequence is MEELPADVRAFLCQHPSLRLLPNTQKVRCSLTGHELPCRLPELQVYTSGKKYQRLSRASPAFDYTAFEPHIVPSTKNPHQLFCKLTLRHINKSPEHVLRHVQGRRYQRALHRYEECQKQGVEYVPACLLHKKRKREDHMDGDGLPGQRTAFWEPASSDEGGSLSDDSMTDLYPPELFTKKDLGKPENDTTEDFLTDQEEEKPKQSREKGTGERREVKVDRKRSRKLTKKQFTSLTKKFKSHHHHKPKNFSSSFKQLGK, encoded by the exons ATGGAAGAACTACCAGCTGATGTGCGGGCTTTCCTGTGCCAGCACCCCAGCCTGAGGCTGCTGCCGAATACTCAGAAG GTACGCTGCTCTCTAACCGGCCATGAGCTACCCTGCCGTCTGCCGGAGCTTCAGGTCTACACCAGCGGCAAGAAGTACCAGCGGCTGTCCAGAGCCTCCCCGGCCTTCGATTACACAGCATTCGAGCCACACATCGTGCCCAGCACAAAGAATCC GCACCAATTGTTCTGCAAACTCACCCTGAGGCACATCAACAAGTCCCCAGAGCATGTGCTGAGGCATGTCCAGGGCCGGAGGTATCAGAGAGCTCTTCATCGAT ATGAGGAGTGTCAGAAACAAGGTGTGGAGTATGTCCCTGCCTGCCTATTGcacaagaagaggaagagggaggaccaCATGGATGGAGATGGGCTACctggtcagagaacagctttctgGGAGCCAGCTTCCAGTGACGAGGGAGGATCCCTGAGTGATGACAGCATGACAGACCTATACCCAC CTGAGCTATTCACAAAAAAGGATCTGGGCAAGCCTGAGAACGACACTACTGAAGACTTTCTGacagaccaagaggaagagaagCCAAAGCAGTCGAGAGAGAAGGGcactggggagaggagagaagtcaAAGTGGACCGCAAGAGGAGCCGTAAACTCACAAAG AAGCAGTTCACCTCGTTGACCAAGAAGTTCAAGAGCCATCATCACCACAAGCCCAAGAACTTTAGTTCTTCCTTTAAGCAGCTGGGAAAATGA
- the Surf1 gene encoding surfeit locus protein 1 isoform X1 — translation MAAVKAFSVLRQSLTRWPQWSCPRLAPLRVSRRNILGLSFRSGMVWRPSRCYSSTAEAAAAKAEDDSFLQWFLLLIPATAFGLGTWQVQRRKWKLKLIAELESRIMAEPIPLPADPMELKNLEYRPVKVRGHFDHSKELYMMPRTKVDPAREARDAGRISSSMESGAYVVTPFHCSDLGVTILVNRGFVPKKKVNPETRQKGQVLGEVDLVGIVRLTETRKPFVPENSPEQNHWHYRDLEAMAKITGADPIFIDADFSTLWQPGPSHFPWHLRVQSLEDPLEGRQESLFGMSTCSTSLPGTDCVQPHHTCGFKNLCGGHQVCEVNKPVPIK, via the exons ATGGCGGCGGTGAAGGCTTTCTCAGTGCTGCGGCAGAGCTTGACGCGGTGGCCCCAATGGTCCTGCCCGCGGCTG GCCCCGCTCCGCGTTTCCAGAAGGAACATCCTCGGGCTTTCTTTCCGCTCAG GGATGGTGTGGAGACCAAGCAGGTGCTACAGTTCTACTGCTGAAGCAGCCGCCGCTAAAGCAGAGGACGACTCTTTCCTCCAATGGTTCCTGCTTCTCATCCCTGCTACTGCTTTTGGCCTGGGGACTTGGCAG GTCCAACGTCGGAAATGGAAGCTGAAACTGATTGCAGAATTAGAGTCTCGAATAATGGCTGAGCCCAttcctctgcctgccga CCCAATGGAACTGAAAAACCTGGAGTACAGGCCAGTGAAGGTCAGGGGGCACTTTGACCACTCCAAAGAGCTGTACATGATGCCTCGGACCAAGGTGGACCCTGCTCGAGAGGCCCGTGATGCTGGCCGAATCTCCTCCTCAATGGAAAGTGGAGCCTATGTAGTTACTCCTTTCCACTGCTCTGACTTGGG AGTTACCATCCTGGTTAACAGAGGGTTTGTTCCCAAGAAGAAAGTGAATCCGGAAACCAGACAGAAAGGCCAG GTTCTTGGAGAAGTAGACCTAGTTGGCATAGTGAGGCTGACAGAAACTAGGAAGCCCTTTGTCCCTGAGAACAGTCCAGAACAGAATCACTGGCATTATCGGGATCTGGAAGCTATGGCCAAGATAACAGGCGCAGACCCCATTTTCATCGATGCAGACTTCAGTACGCTGTGGCAGCCTGGACCCTCCCACTTCCCCTGGCACCTA AGAGTACAATCCCTGGAGGACCCATTGGAGGGCAGACAAGAGTCACTCTTCGGAATGAGCACATGCAGTACATCATTACCTG GTACGGACTGTGTGCAGCCACATCATACTTGTGGTTTCAAAAATTTGTGCGGCGGACACCAGGTGTGTGAAGTTAACAAACCTGTTCCTATAAAATAA
- the Surf6 gene encoding surfeit locus protein 6, which produces MASLQAKDAYLQDLAKKICTQPGPERQGSKWAVRTKRLEAAGPPKKKRKKTQKKSRDQEQKAAEHKTKPPGKTAPTSSRAKKPMVSKQEKNSSSLESPKDGQAAAPDSVFALDFLRQRLHEKMQLARGQGSTKELSAATLEKRQRRKQERERKKRKRKELRAKEKAAKAENKKEPAEAPPDVACKEPQESGLIFNKVEVTEEEPASKPQRKKEKRQKVKGNLTPLTGRNYRQLLERLQARQSRLEELRDQDAGKAQELEAKMKWTNLLYKAEGVKIRDNEQLLREALKRKEKRKAQRQRRWEKRSEHVVEKMQQRQDKRRQNLRKKKAAKAERRLQKARKKGRILPQDLERAGLS; this is translated from the exons ATGGCCTCTCTGCAAGCCAAGGATGCGTATCTGCAGGACTTGGCCAAGAAGATCTGCACACAGCCTGGCCCCGAGAGGCAGGGGAGCAAGTGGG CTGTCAGAACAAAACGCTTGGAAGCTGCCGggccccccaaaaagaaaaggaagaaaacacagaagaaatctCGGGACCAGGAACAGAAAGCTGCAGAGCACAAGACCAAGCCCCCAGGGAAGACGGCTCCTACCTCTTCTAGGGCTAAGAAGCCAATGGTATCCAAACaagagaagaactccagctcccTGGAGTCTCCTAAAG ATGGCCAAGCCGCAGCACCTGACTCTGTCTTTGCACTGGATTTCCTGCGCCAGCGGCTGCATGAGAAGATGCAGCTGGCCCGGGGCCAG GGTAGCACCAAGGAGCTGTCAGCTGCCACCTTAGAGAAAAGACAGCGGAGGAAACAGGAGAGGGAACGGAAGAAGAGGAAGCGGAAGGAGCTTCGAGCAAAGGAGAAGGCTGCAAAGGCTGAGAATAAGAAGGAGCCGGCTGAGGCACCCCCAGATGTGGCCTGCAAGGAGCCGCAGGAGTCAGGGCTTATCTTTAATAAG GTGGAAGTAACTGAAGAGgagccagccagcaagccccagcggAAGAAGGAGAAGCGGCAGAAGGTGAAAGGGAACCTGACACCACTGACGGGCAGGAACTACAGGCAGCTGCTGGAGCGTCTGCAGGCGCGGCAGAGCCGGCTGGAGGAGCTGCGAGACCAGGATGCAGGCAAGGCCCAAGAACTGGAGGCCAAGATGAAGTGGACCAACTTGCTGTACAAGGCGGAGGGTGTGAAGATCCGTGACAATGAGCAACTGCTGAGGGAAGCGTTGAAGCGCAAGGAGAAGCGCAAGGCACAGCGGCAGCGCCGGTGGGAGAAGCGCTCAGAGCACGTGGTAGAGAAGATGCAGCAGCGTCAGGACAAGCGGCGCCAGAACCTGCGCAAGAAGAAGGCCGCGAAGGCTGAGCGGCGGCTGCAGAAGGCCCGCAAGAAGGGCCGGATACTGCCACAGGACCTGGAGCGTGCAGGCCTCTCCTGA
- the Med22 gene encoding mediator of RNA polymerase II transcription subunit 22 isoform X1, with the protein MAQQRALPQSKETLLQSYNKRLKDDIKSIMDNFTEIIKTAKIEDETQVSRATQGEQDNYEMHVRAANIVRAGESLMKLVSDLKQFLILNDFPSVNEAIDQRNQQLRALQEECDRKLITLRDEVSIDLYELEEEYYSSSSSLCEANDLPLCEAYWRLDLDTDSADGLSAPLLASPETGAGPLQSAAPAHSHGGGPGPTEHT; encoded by the exons ATGGCCCAACAGAGAGCCTTGCCCCAGAGCAAGGAGACGCTGCTGCAGTCCTACAACAAGCGGCTCAAAGACGACATCAAGTCCATCATGGACAACTTCACCGAGATCATCAAGACCGCCAAG ATTGAGGATGAGACACAGGTGTCGCGAGCTACTCAGGGTGAACAAGACAATTACGAGATGCATGTGCGAGCTGCCAACATC GTCCGAGCTGGCGAATCGCTGATGAAGCTGGTATCTGATCTCAAGCAGTTCCTGATCCTTAATGACTTCCCATCTGTGAATGAAGCCATTGACCAGCGTAACCAGCAGCTGCGCGCCCTGCAGGAAGAGTGTGATCGCAAGCTCATCACCTTGCGGGATGAGGTCTCCATTGACCTCTATGAGCTGGAGGAGGAGTACTACTCGTCCAG CTCAAGTCTCTGCGAAGCTAATGACCTGCCTCTATGTGAAGCTTACTGGAGGCTGGACCTCGACACAGATTCTGCTGATGGCCTCTCAGCCCCTCTTCTGGCGTCCCCGGAGACTGGTGCTGGTCCCCTGCAGTCTGCAGCCCCTGCCCACTCCCATGGTGGTGGCCCTGGCCCCACAGAACACACCTGA